The DNA window catactttttgcatgtatcagacaACTAGCAGCTAGGAAAATGGATCCTGACATGATTATGAccttcattggtttagttttcgataaaaatacactgaaaaaaaaattcagtttgggcaaggaaatgtttttttcaaataacttttttttacttgaaagtgcccaacttgaatttttgatggtATGTAGGGAACATAactatctatcttggaacaaaatttcattcaaatcaaaaatgtttttttgtaaatcgactttaaattttttaaatcgatttttttcagtgtaggagtcaatgaagaattttttcaatatttttattccaaaatttgactaattttgtgaaaatcactcctacaacatttttttataggacttgtcatttttagactagagccatttgaaaaaattggtaaaaagtttggcccttttccaAAGACaggctagatcatttttggaaaaacaaagtatgcaaagtggctttttgtgacaaagtcttcatgtacagaaagtttcattaaaatctgagaggatgctgccaacatttgttcgagttcgCGCAATTCGTCTAatccaaaaaataatcaaatagaTTAGTTAAATAATTTCTATTtacgaaaataaaaacaaataaataactcaATTCACATACAAACGAAAATAGGTGGACATTCACATGATAATGCGAAAGTCTTATGGACTAACATGTGAACACATTAACTTACACCCTCCAGGCACGTGCTTCCGATCTCCCGCCAATAGTGTAGCGTGTAGTATAGGGGCCTGTTTCTTGTTGCGTGTCGTTCGCAGCAAGGCCTTTCCTCACAAGTAGCGATTTTCGTGCGTAAACACTAATTCTGAGCCAAATTATCTAATTACTAATAAGTATTGTATGGTTGGTAgcttttttttgaagatttcgCGCGCCGTAAGGATTTCCGTTGTTTCGAAATAACGATTGTAGATCTTGTACCATTGTATGCAAGGTAAGCTTTGTTATTGCCACTTTGAAATACCACTGAAATTAAATGGAAGTAAAATATAGAGTCGTAGTAAGATCAAATTTAGAGCTTATGTTTACTATCCAAACTAATAAACGTAACGTGTCAAAACATTTGATGGGTTGCTTTGCAGAGACGATTTGCATCAAGGTATCAATGAAATATGGATTTTACTGTACACACAACcgtaaaataacctacagaattaagttcttttaactaaaatttaggtacttttgagctgtgcgtcgcttaGTGTTgtgaaaaacaaaacgagagattcgactcagtaaagtacttttaagttgtttggggtatactcaaaattaggtaaattcaacttaaatttaagtaaattaaactcaaggttgagttattatttttgtcgtagttaaatggaaactaccttcaacacggtttacctaattttaccttcctgcacgataccacgagattgagtcaaaagtactgaattttaggtagtttttcggtggcgtgtagagCAAGCATCAACTACAAAACTACGGGGAAAAATAATGATACGTTTTTGACAACGTTGTCCAATTTCGAAAGCTTTTCTCACTAGAATCACGaatatatggtattttataATGTCGATTTGGCTTGACCCCGAAATTCACTTTAACCCTGTCAGTCAGTATGTAGACATTTTGGCAGTAGTTCGGTTTAGAACCGCCTCATTTACAGATTAGTGCCGAGCAAAGCGACAAGATAATCTATATCTAAATCGTTTGAGTAGATATTCCATTTAAAAACTTGCATGTCCTCGATAACATGACACactccaacaaaaaacaaaccGAACCCCGGTGCGGTGCCAATTTCCAGGTAATAACCGCTATTGTTAGCACGAAACCATAGTGAGCAGGTCCGCTCTTAAATTTGGTTCATACTTGAAAATCTATTAACACCTTGGTTCGCAAGTCGTGCTGGAAATAAATACTACAAATAAATATTAGTTAGTGTTCGGTACAACGCAGACGTAAAAGCGACCTTGCGCCGAGGAACGGGGGGAACAAAAAGTGCACGCATTGGTTGCCATTGTAGGGTGGTTTGACGTATATGCCTTGTCTCAAAATGACTAATTTAATACTAGCAGATAGCATTGGGAGTGCGGTCAGGTTTCTAATACTTTTTCAGCACGGGCATAATGTTTGGATTCAAATAGAACGTAGTATGCTATTCCAAAACTAATACATCGAttggatttaaaaattaaaaacttatTTTGTGTTTTGCCAAGCATAAATATTAGCCTCGTGAACCACCCTAACATTCCAAGATTGGCTTTCGTGAGAATTTGTTGATTTAAATCTTGTTTAATGGACAAAAATAATTGACATAGCTAGCTAGAGGCGTCCGGTGCACGAACAGATGCAAACAATCGTGGATTCTGGATAATCATCGTGAGcatttccatacagtgtcattggaATCgagtataaaatattttttggggTTGATAGTAGACCAAAAATCTCAGCCTCTATTTATCCTACcagcagaaaaaaattgttgatgcaactaatattttcaacattttacCACGACGATTGTGGCATTCGTCTCAATGGAAAGAATAGGAAGGTGTAGATAGGGATGGAAACAAATTGTCGCTCAAATCTCGAGCTTTGCATATTTAAAAAGGCGTAAATACTGCTTTCTCTCTGTTGTCGTCGTTCGCTAAGATTTCCGTAACTGATCCGTTGATACTGCACTGTTGTCGAATATGAACATATCCTCAGCAGTAAACTAGAATGTGCTTCATTGTTGTTGGGATTCCGCAGTAGTAGGAGTTCAGCGGGGGTTGTGCTtgcattaggtttgttccagtaccaggagaaactggaagtactccggagcaaacagggagaaaatcgttcctgtactatcttcttctcttttttcttcttctggtggcaaaccggagtgaaaaggagcaagaattttttgctccggagcaacagggagtaacttccatgtactggaacaaacctattatgTACAATAAATAATGTTGCATAAtattaccacagataacagatgtTTAGGATCGATTCAAAATGTGTGTAAacctgaattgctgaataaataGGACGTCTGGAAAACGTTTGCAGGTGGCCTAGTCATCGATGCAATGCAGTTGGAGTGCacctgtcaaacacgtgtagaaAACAACTGCTTAGATGGCAAATGTAAAACATTGATTTCCAACGTTATTAATTTTAAAGTTCACACAGATTTTTAAAACAGTGACATTGTAGCCTGAATGTCTATTATTTGAGATATTACTAACCCAACTCTTGGCAGTTTCAGCAAATATTGCTTGTTTTTCTTGTCTATCTCGGGGAAAATAGTTTGAGTTGAACAAATTTACATCTGCGTCTCATCTTTGGGTTTATTTGActggattatttttttttgtatctaAAGATTGTttgagcatgttcaggagtgtttcagttctagattcataattttgacagttctataatataaaactgaaatttttaaaactagaacttgctttCCCCAGCAGTagttttagcggatgttctattcaattttaaattcatgtctcgccatgctttcagcgttactgcattcaaatttatttttccccagtctatcgggtctaagtgtttGTGCTGAAAACTTGGcaagtatttaaaacacagttctaaacgtgttttaaaatcagtaacaactagaacggcgtcgtataacagttttaaattttaaaacaaaactgttcgaaattataaaacaaaacgctctgctggggatgtgaatgtttcagttccagttctactttgaaactcctatacaaaataaaacgctcctgaacatgcccttttAGTTAGCAAAAGATATTTGAATTGACGAAACAACAAGTTTttcgtttgtttatttctcATGAATTCGTTTgttaaaaaaagtattttattgTAGCGactataattaaaataatgatTATCTTTACACATATTTTCTACCTAGTTACCTTCCGATTGTTGTACAAAATGGAGAAAAACTGTCATTTCTCTCCGGAGATAGTCCGAGAGCATAAAAATTATTGTTACTACTTGataaaatcaaaaatataatttgagaggtgaatgaccttaagattaaaaactctataaaaataattgatgcAACTAAAGAAATGCTATCTTTGAATCACATTGACATGTATATAAccaatattttcttaaaattaaCCAAAAACGCTGGTAtatttttaaccctagaaccacagagaacagacatccatgatcgaacaaaaatatttaaaaaacgtgtgtaaacatttgaattaatatacgaaaaatactagcgccgccacaccaacctatcccaactacccgtcaaatcgattccggaaccggttcgaaatcctggatggattcagcatggaatctagctcaaagaaaacaaccgattccgactctatcggttgacacatttgagctggaattcatgctggaagtccgaatcggttccggactagtttgactgggtagaggaataaccgctgtcaattctgtcgaactcagctacaaaaaacatgacgacagtagcgcacctggttcagatatccaaactaccttcgaaaccgttagagattttacacaagttgaatgctgaagatggacgtctgttctctgtgctagaacgttgcacttgcgttttccttCCTAGAACGTTGCATTGGGATACAAATGTACTCCACGTGTTTGATTGTAATTTTTTCTGGTAAAATGCAAAcataaaaatgaataatacatcattttcttcattttttaattgcgaaagcaGCTGTGTAAGTtgaagtacggaatttattgaatcaatgatacataaattggtttaaacataaaaaagtgaaaaaatcgcgattttgacttttttcacaaaaattactaaaacttttcaattttttaaccaatttgaaaaaaataaaatgattttAAACGTTGAAAAGatggtctagaaacggtatTAAATGGAGttccgatatttttgaaaaagtgctatTATTTGGAAgcgtgaaagtttaaaaatcgtgttttggaaaataccacgaaatagggtagaaattgaaatgaaaattatatttctgactagtaatacattggtaacacgcaacgttactgctACAGAAAttactgtgtgcaaattatacttgcgagccattgttttgaaaaactataaaaaataaacaataaacatcagcaaaaatgagaaaaaaatttccaacttcaaaattaaattaaactaattgaattaatgattaaaaacgattatataatactaattgttacttacgtagtaaaacaaccagtattcaAACTGGTATTGTGCAACCGTAAACTGGAGTACaaatctagccaaacatgtcaaatggtcctaagagCAAATGACAGttgctctttgtttactttctctttcgctaataactcggcagtttatacgtttgttactcaacttttagcagaataagctagttaaaatcagagtttttcgatatatcctgtaACAATACCGAAAAGTTTTaagatgacgccgtaataatcgaaagagaaagtaaacagaggctctcatttgcacttaggaccatttgacatgtttgtcgagaaatgtccCACGCCAACTTCCACGAAAGCTATAAACAAACTGGCTATATCACCTTTTCCTATTcatactaggaactctaaattgaattatagttaaggtcccaggtcggtaaatgccgaattctcgtcttcacacagCTCCATAGAAGGCTAGCACAAACGATGTGCAAAGCACCGTCTACGTGATATCTACCCTTATCAAAGTAAGCTAAAATCAaaacttcaagaagcatcgctcctaagacccGGTGAAATTAAAAGTCTCTTCTATGTCATTGTCACAGTGCGAGAATTGAAAGTCCGAAAACACTGGATCATTTCTTTTTCTAAGTACCAGTTCATTCAAACCAGAGAATTGTAGCCAGTCGGCCCCTTATCTTTTTGATGGTCAACGATTCCGCTAGCTACCGCTAACAAGTAATTCGGAATTCATCGATGTTCCAGCAATATTTTGATGCTTTACTACTCTTGCTTGAATGGCAAATTTATAAGGGGTCGTTCATAAGTCACGTAGACGGTGCTTTGCACATCGTTTGTGCTAGTCTGATGCCGCACGTTTGCTGTGCTAGCTTCGATGGAGAAAGTAATCTGACGGCATCTAActgcgctagcttagtcctgtcactaagttagtgtcggattctgatgagacggagtcgaaacgcaaattgcaTAACTAATTTATCATAATAAATCGACATAAAAATCTTAAACGAAACGTTTTCAACAATACATTGCAAGCCAGTTTTTCCAAATCCTCAACTACTGAATAAATAAGATTTCTACAAAGTTTTTTGCTTAACCTGAACACTAATAAGATGTATTCTCCTAGGAAACAGCCGCATGGAAAAGATTTGCCGGTATCGCACGCGAGTCGGATTCCATCAACTCACTGGTACGAATCATACCTCAGACCACGATGGGCTTCGTACGGGAAGTAGTCAATTCATTCCGAGTGAGTAACTTATTCAAATACTCGTCAATTATTGAATCCCATGTAAGCActttgtattgtattgttttcATAGCAAAAAGAAGCTCGCGCTACAGTGCTAACCCGAGCCGGTGCCGTCCAAGGTCGTATTCAGAAGGTAAAAGGAGGAGTAAAAGGCGAGTTCTACTCTTTCAAAGGAATGCGTTACGGACAACCACCGGTTGGGAAACTTCGGTTTCGGGCTCCTCTACCGGAAATTCCCTGGAAAGGAGTCCGTGGTGCGCTTAGAGAAGGATCTGTCTGTCCTCACAGGAGTATGATTCTAGACAATTTCAAGGGCAACGAAGATTGTTTGTTCATCAATGTGTATACTCCTGATTTGCCTATCAACGACTAGTGAGTTAGGTTTTTTTCGCTTCAAAACGCAAATTACTACAAGTAAATGCATGTTGTAGCAACCCCAGCTTTCCTGTGATGGTTTGGATCCATGGAGGAGCCTTCTCATTCGGTTCCGGAAATTCGTTCCTTTACGGTGCGGACTATCTTGTTCCAGAAGGTGTCGTTCTAGTAACTTTCAACTACCGTTTGGGTCCACTGGGATTTTTGAGTGTCGGAAAAGATGCTCCCGGAAACGCAGGTTTGAAAGACCAAATCTTAGCTCTTAAATGGGTCCAGGAGAATATAGCTGCATTCGGTGGAGATCCTAAAATGGTCACGATTTTTGGCCAGTCTGCTGGATCGGTTTCTGTACATATGCTTATGATGTCACCGCTTGCGAAGGGTCTGTTCCACCGAGCGATCGCACAAAGTGGTACCGCGTTGAATCCGTGGGCAATTGCTAGATCACCAAAAGAGCGGGCCTTCCGATTGGGAGAGCAGCTTGGATGCTTTACAAACAATACAGATGAACTGTTGAGTTATCTGCGTAAAGCTTCACCTCAAAAGATTGTGAACGCAGCACCAAAGACGATAACCCCAGAAGATATCAAACGAAGCGTCGGACTCCCGTTTGTGCCATCTATCGAAAACTGGATCGGTGAAGATGCATCCAACGAGGCACCAGTGATTACCCAAGAACCAATACAGATAATGAAGAGCGGAGTGTATAATCACGTTCCATTGATTACAGGGTTTAACTCTCATGAAGCGATGCTATTTTTAAGAAGTAAGATCCTTCTCATCCGAAAAGGTTTGCGGTAATAAATAATTCAATTGCTTTAGGGGTACGAAAGGATCCTaatttgataaaaaacataGATGAAGATTTCCAAAGACTGATACCAGTTGATCTGATGGTTGATCGCGACTCCGAGGAGGGGACTTCAGTAGCGCAAGATATGCGTAACTTCTATTTGAATGGTGCACATATTAGCAATGCATCTATTCAGAACATGATGAACGTAAGAACACATTAGACTATGAGCTTTACAAGCACGTCAGCTTTTAATTGCTTATTTCAGTTAATGACTGATGCCATGTTTTTGCATGGTATAACCAATTTCGCTCGGTTACACGCCACCCATGACGGTCAGGATACGACCTGGTTGTACAGGTTTGGATACGATGGGGCGTTGGGTATCTACAAGCGAATACTGGGCATCGATTGGCCCGGTGCGTGTCATGGTGATGAGCTGGGTTATCTATTCCACTTTGGGGTGCTGAACATTCGCCTAGACAACTCATCGGCCGAGCTACAGACGTTGAGTAAGATGACTCGAATGTGGACTAACTTCGCGAAGTATGGGTAAGTGCTTATTTTTTAAGAATACCATTTACTGACCAAGGGGTGACAGGCTTCCGAAAAGTGTGGTttaattgtttattttaatataaatttattaTATAAAGTTATATTATAtatcaaatatataaaaatcaatgttttggtACGACAGCGATAGAAACGTGATCTATGATTACTCGGGGTCATCGAGAGCCGCGCCGTATTCCAGTAGTGACATTACTGCTAATTCCTTTTAATTAGTAATTGTTTTAATAAGGATTAGGAAAATTGAATGTATAAAACTGTTTAAATAAACTACAATGGGTCAGTCTGCGATTGATAAAGCAATAGACATTGTATTGTGCTAGAATACAATgagagaatatattcgtaaatcgcttaGAATTAGTTTGGTACAgacacacacctagaaaaaatagtataaatttacgtctcctgaccctgacatatacgagcatcaaaaatgacttagttttacgtgtgattttaattttacatgacgtttaatttcgtaaatcatgtaattttactccacatacagcgtttgttctgaatggtaggaagtgcaattttatgtcattgcgaatgtaaagtatatgttccatgtaaaattaaacagaacacggtaaTGTTGCGTCATTTCATAAATTAcgatttgttgaattgtgtcatgtttgaaattacgtcaacgataaaattcagttttttttggtgtgcattattcataaaatatacgaatttttctattgaaacttttattttttattgcgagTTTTTCGTAAAACCACGAAACGTTAGCTTATTACGAATCGGTTTCATTGGGCAAACGAATTTTTCGAtgatatacagtcgtgattcgccttgtccaactaacgaatttgattcactagttggaccgactgacaaatgtcaaaaactctccaaaggagatgttggc is part of the Topomyia yanbarensis strain Yona2022 chromosome 1, ASM3024719v1, whole genome shotgun sequence genome and encodes:
- the LOC131676845 gene encoding juvenile hormone esterase yields the protein MYTMLKLLILSLLYIGTRSSYALPPSTFGDALASAGELSNKLKETAAWKRFAGIARESDSINSLVRIIPQTTMGFVREVVNSFRQKEARATVLTRAGAVQGRIQKVKGGVKGEFYSFKGMRYGQPPVGKLRFRAPLPEIPWKGVRGALREGSVCPHRSMILDNFKGNEDCLFINVYTPDLPINDYNPSFPVMVWIHGGAFSFGSGNSFLYGADYLVPEGVVLVTFNYRLGPLGFLSVGKDAPGNAGLKDQILALKWVQENIAAFGGDPKMVTIFGQSAGSVSVHMLMMSPLAKGLFHRAIAQSGTALNPWAIARSPKERAFRLGEQLGCFTNNTDELLSYLRKASPQKIVNAAPKTITPEDIKRSVGLPFVPSIENWIGEDASNEAPVITQEPIQIMKSGVYNHVPLITGFNSHEAMLFLRRVRKDPNLIKNIDEDFQRLIPVDLMVDRDSEEGTSVAQDMRNFYLNGAHISNASIQNMMNLMTDAMFLHGITNFARLHATHDGQDTTWLYRFGYDGALGIYKRILGIDWPGACHGDELGYLFHFGVLNIRLDNSSAELQTLSKMTRMWTNFAKYGNPTPFGPDDPLMRTRWPCVIPHTMTELPYLDITTTLTPRNNPEQERLRFWDETFTKYNGDIF